CCGCCCTTGACCCCGCATGACCCCTGCTCATGTCTGACATCCGTTAGCCGACTGTTAACCCTTCCACGTCAACAAATGGCCTGCGTAGGGGCATATATTATCACCTTACATGATGACGTTTGTTTGAACATTAGTGGGAACACTGTTTTTATCTGTCGATATGCTAACACTACCCTCTGCTCTGATGCCAGTCATGGGTGGGGATATCTCAGTGGTTTGCTGACATAGGTATCGACCCTACTGCTCGCCATTCCAAACCCCCACCCGTGACTCCACCCTCGTCTCTGTCTCCGCCCGCAGAACCATCGTCACCAACGGCAACGTGCTCCTGGTGCAGTTCGCCTCGGACCTGAGCGTGACATCCGACGGCTTCATGGCGACCTACAGCAGCGTCGCCCGCGGCTCCCACGTCCCCACGATGGACCGCGGCACGGGGCCCCGCCTGGACTCCGCTCCCTTCAAACCTGCCGAGAAACCCCAACGGCcggccctcaccaccaccaccctgccgcccaccaccaccaccaccccatacGTGGCCCCCAAACGCCAGCCTGAGAAGCCCAAGCCTGAACCAGTCAGGCCCCTGGGGCCAGCACCccccggggggaggagggtcgtGGTGAAGAGGCCAAACGGCCGGAGGACAGGTGAGAGGGGCTGAGGAACAGATGCggtcacagcagtgtgtgtgtgcgtgtgacgtgtgtgtgacatCTTTCCTTGGTTCCCCCAGTCCCCCTGAACCCAATGTGTGCCAAGGCCTGTAAGAGAGATGGAACCATCAAGATCAGCTTCTGCGCCAGTGAATTTGGTGAGTTACACTCCAGACAGCTGTATTGAATGGgggtcaaatggctgagcggttagggaatcaggctattaatcagaaggttgccggttcgattcctggcaatGCGAAATtaaattgtgtccttgggcaaggcacttcaccctacttgcctcggggggtaatgtccctgtacttactgtaagtcgctctggataagtgcgtctactaaatgtaaatgtattcaaatgtatttatctCTCTTCTCGTTCTCATTAttcaaaaaaactaaaacaattcctctctctctctgccagtgcTCACAGGGAAGGTGATGGCCATAACTCCAAGCCCTCAGGGCGGTTTTAGCGTCAGCGTGTCCATCATCAGGACCTACAAGGCAGGCAGACTGACCATCACCCAGGCAGGAGAGGCCATGTCGGTCAAACTGGCATCAACGTGCAAACAGTGTCCTCTACTGCGTAAAGGTACTGGAGTCCCCTGttacactagacacacacaccgacacacacacacaagatccaGAGACACTCAAACGAAGACGAATATGCAAACATATTGTcattggctgagcggtgagggaatcgggctagtaatccgaaggttgccagttcgattcccggtcatgcaaactgacgctgtgtccttgggcaagacacttcaccctacttgcctcggtgggaatgtccctgtactttctgtaactcgctctggataagagcgtctgctaaatgactaaatgtaaatgtaaaaaaaagaagaaagtacACACTTGCCACATCAGCTTACACACTTACAAAACGTGCGTGAATCTGCTTCCTCCTCAGGTATGAACTACATCATCATGGGTCAGGTGGATGAGGACGGTCGCGGCACCTTAAACCCTGGAGCCTTCACCGCTCCATACAAAGACCAACATCACAAACTActgaacaacatcaacaaccaaCCATGCTAACCCGACGCTCAAACACACTGTTCGCCAGTCCGAGACCAGAAAGAATACTGGCTTATAATTGCCATGACAACCAAAGCCACgtttccccccccaaaaaaggatgTTACCTTACAAGAATCACATGACAGTTTTAATCACAATATCGGCACCATATATGGTATTATTTTTGTATGTTTTATACTCATGCAAATGTCAGGCCTTGTGTTTGTAATTtatgttaaataaaataaaccatAAGACACGGAAATATATGTTTTATCAACTATTCGGCTTAGTCAGTATAACTGTGAGTGCTTACTGCTTGAGGCAGTGGGAGACAGATTTATGGATCCAACAGCGCCACCGTGTGGTCACAGATATTACTGTTTCTGAAATGTTCCTGCTTCGTCATGCAATGGTAGGCTCTCAGAACGTAATCTCGCGAGTTTTGGATGACTTGAGGGTCAAGAGTCAAGAACACCATGTCGAAAAAGAAAATATTAGAAAACAGGTGTTGTTCACATTACACATACTATGCATTATCAAGCAGGAAAAATGACATTTAAGTAATGACAGTAAAGACATACTTTGTTACTATGGCTGTTGCTTATAACTCCTCCAATTCATCTTGAATATGAAAAACTTTAATAATTCTGGGGAAGGTGTTGCAGGTTGACACAGTCAAATGAGACTTTATAGCTTCATGTGTGACGTCACACACACGGTTAATCTTTCTCCAGTGTTGACAGTCTCATAAAAGCATGTTTGGTTACAGACATCCACGTGACTGAATGACAAATAAGATTGTTTGGGTACGTACTTTTAATTTGTGATCAACAGCATTTCCTGTCTccaacatttaaaatatatttgcTACAGTGTTTTTATTCTTCTTCATTCATATGACAAAATTAGTCATGTAAGGTTTTCCCCTAATTATTATTTCATTGAAATAGTAAAAATTCAACTGATACACTGATTGTCATTTTCATCCTTGTAAGCAATCTTAATTTAAATAGATAGTTGTGCAAATATTACAAAGGATTGGGCAGGACAATATGTATATTAGAACCATTGTTTTTAGACACTGcactgtgcagtgtgtgcacTGGCCACACTATGTATCCTCTGGACAAGATATTACAGACGACTAAAAAACTGGTGTTAGACACACtactcttatacacacacatataaagacgcagaggcacacacacccgcgaacaaaattaataaataaagtcAAGAATAACCCCGAATAACAGAGAAGCATTTACAATGCACTTCATGGTGTAAACAAAGCTTCAATCTTACTACTACCAGTATTATATCACCTCAGAGAAAACAGAAGTGTTTTTTGTGTCATCTGTCAGTGATgctcctcacagacacacacacacacacgcacacacacacacgcacacacacacagttcatccATTAGGACAGGGGCATCTAACCTaattctccatcctctctcagtGTGTGGTCCACAAGGACCACCCACTACATCCCTGGTTGACTCGGTGCTAACCTGCCGTCCTGCTGGCTAGGTGAGAGAGGATCGTGGGAGGTTGCCTGAGTGGTGAAACTGGGGCGCTAGTATGTCGAGTCTATAATGTTGCCCTCCAGCTGGTGTCTGTAAGCCACCCTGGCCTTGTGTGAGAAAtaacaccctcctcctcctcctcccgctgtGTCGGTGGACCAGGACATGGCAGGAGAGAAGTGAGGCTCCCCCTCGCTGGACGGCACTGCAGGGACCAGAGGACACAGGGTGAGGCCACcacaacacagaccagggaATCACCACAAATTGTTCCACATTCCACTCGttattcatttggcagacactTTTCTTTTGTGCCTTTTGAAAGTACATCCCAAAAAAAAGCATAATTCTAACAGTAGTTATTCTACAGTCCTTCTCGTATGGATTCAAACATATTATTTGATAGGCTGTATGGAAGACATCTTTTGATAGGCTGTATGGAAAACATCTTTTGATAGGCTGTATGGAAGACATCTTTTGATAGCCTGTAGTGCTCTTACCCGCCTTAGGAGGGCAGTGTCTCCCCTTGCCACGGCCTTTACAACGCCTGTACCATGGAAAACACTGGAGGACCTTCACACCCATGGGACCTGTAGATATAGGCGCCAGTCTGAAATAAATAATCAACAGGTTTTAATCAAGCTGAATCTAGTGTTTAGATAATGTGCTGTTCTCAAAGGAGTTTACTCATTTGAAATACGCAGAAAGGTTTTGATAATTCTGTCTTTTCCCAAAGTCACAATATCTCGTGGATGTCTGGTTGTGACCAGACATGAAAACAACTGAAATGTGCTTTTATATTACACAGAGGATACGTTCTATATTTTACATTTCTATAGAGACCTCATTCGATCTAGTTGAGGAGCTTCCTCAAATAAAGCTTTGGAATGTTACGCATTCGATTCTGACCcaaatctgtctctgtctggcctTGTGCCTAGGACATCGGTCCTAACACTCGCATCACAGTCATCTGTCACCCACTTAAACTGCATGGCCGTGAATGGCTCACTCTTCACTTTAATGTGCTGATTAGATAACTATGTGTGGATTATACAGAGTCACAAAGCCTGTAGAGTCAGGCTGCGAGATCAAAAGTCTGTTTATTTCATGAATGTTTGGGTCCTGCAGAGTTTTGGTTTGGGTTTTTCTCAATGGGGTTAAAGGTTGAGCCCCAAAACGACGTCATTTAAAGCACTAGGGGCTGGTAACAACATTTATCCTAATTACCTTACCTCACAACTCTCTAATTCAGGACCCTTTTAATTGGTCTTTCTGGCAAAGGGCTCCAAAGTAGGGTACTACCTACTGAACACTGACGTACTCTACCGTCAGAGAGTGGGATTATCGCCTGGAACAGATCAGGTGTATTGGTGCAGTATTCATAGAATGCCATGGCTGGTTAAACCCAATAGTTACACCTCCAGGGTTTTGCAGGGTGAACCCAGAGTGCACGCTCAGCTGTATAGCTACATACACTGACCTTGTGATTATATAGGGTGTACCTTCTGAGTAAAGTCTCTTATATAAAGAGTGGAGCGATAATCTGGAGTTGCTAGAAATCCTAACTACAGCAACATTAACTCGGGATTGAAAGAGCAAGGAGCAAGGGGCAAAAGTTTAAGTCTAAATAACATTGAAAAATTGAAAATTATTTGTGAATTTTTAATTTCCTGCCTTTGTTTGTTTATCAATAAAGTGGGTGGGAAACAGTTATGCAAAGAGTCATTGCTGTTGGTTCAGTGTTAAAACAAGTTTGGCAGAAAACATTCTGATTTACATGTGAGATTTTACGCTTTAATCAAAAGTTTTCCTGCTGTTGCATCCAGGCTGGATACAATGTCTTCATTTAGCAAATGTTTTGATGGAAGCACAGTTGGACCCTGGACTCATTCACAAACCCAACACCTTGAAAAACTAAGCACTCCTCAACAGACCCCTGTGACATTTCACATACAAGTACAAATACACTAGGCCtatgtatttattacattaaataataatcctacataaatacaaaacaagAGCCCTAGAACTACCTATCTGATAATGTGTTGAATGCAACTCACCTGTAAGAGTCTGAGATCCAAACAATGGCAAAACTATGGTCAAATGGTTGAGTAGGTAAATAAATCAACGTGTGAAGCCCGATCAAGGTCTTGCAGAAACCGTTTATGTCTGAGTGTAACACGATGGTATCGCAAGTCCTCGCTCCTTGACAGATGATGCTCTAACTACGCCCTGTCTTCCTGTTGAGTCCGACTGGCAACGGGAATTTTCCACTGCCTACCCCGTGTCTTAAAATAGCTAATCCCTCAGCGCGTGGCCAAGACAAAACATGCCCCACCTCTCACCggatttattttgttgttgaacATGGGACAATAATGAATGACAATGTTCCTGAATGTGACTCTTATTTTTTTTCTGGTAGTCTTTTGACTACCAGAGTCTTAGCCAATAGCCTCCGTTTTTCGAAGTCAGTTTGAAAGGTTGACGAACCAGTAGACTATAGGCTTTCTTTGTAAATTAGGCATAAACCATGTTTTTACTGATAGCCAAACGAACAACCATTAAGGTAAACCAATAAAGCACACAGGGTTATACAACCAGTTGATAACCACTTTACACTTTTTTACACTTTTTTTTGTCTGTGGCAAGCATCTGCAGTAACACGCTGGGACACGCTGCAGTGACAAGTACGGGAATTCTTTTTGTTTGCTATAGGAAGTCATCATGGAGATAGTAATTTAGAAACCTACAGCGACATTATGGTTGCGGTCATATTATGATAGCGATTGCTAAACAAGGTTTATCCCAGACCAGTTACAGCATGTTCGAGGGCTTAATTAACTTTGTTGACTACGACTTTTAGCAGTACAATGGTAGCAATTTATTAAACATTTAATCATATAGTACAAAAgagaatgataaaaaaaaaaaaaaaaaaatactaaaataGCCAAGACTTACAGTGTATGTTACAGAGATGTTTAGTCATGTAGCAGAGGATTTGTAATGGCAGCAGCCATAGACATTTTCTTTCTAGGCACATCCTCAGTTACCTGTCACTTGTATCCACCCTTTAACTCTTCAactaaccaaccaaccaaccaaccaaccaaaaaCATTCCAAACACCCCATTCCTCCCTTCTCATAATCTCACACCCACACGCTGCCTTTTCCCTCTACCTCCATCGCCCCCTGCCGGCCACAGCAGCTCCCTGCGCCCAGGCCACGGTGGTGCGAGGCGGGCAGGTTCTTGTAGACGGCGCGGCTGTAGGGGATGAAGCAGAGGCCCAGCTGGAGGTGGCGGGCCAGGCGGCAGTAGGcggccagggccaggaccaggaggggagtgaggagcagGAAGCCCACCACCAGCAGAGCCACacagcccccgtcctccaggagGTCAGAGCAGTACAAAGACGTACCGTGGGGGCgcacctgggggagaggagaggggagggagggtcagtAGGGAtgggactacacacacatacacacacacatacacacacacataaaagccTCACCGTGGAGTGACACAGGAAGCCAAACACGACCATGACGAGCGCCGGCGTGAGGATGGCGCCGAACACGACGCCGGCCAATCCAGCGTTGATCACGGCCACGACCAGGTTCTGTGCCGTCACCAGCACGGAACAGGCCCAGCAGTCCAGGGAGGCTCGGAGCTCCAGGGGCGCATCGCCCCCCCCTGCCGGGCTGCCCCCTCCTGCCAGGCTGCCCCCCAGCAGGTAGGGGGGAGGTGCGGCTCCCCCTGCGCCCCCTCCAGGGGATCCAGGGATCACTGAGCTGAGGGAGCTGCTGTTCTGGAGGTGGGGGGACGGCGAGGCCTCGACCTCCCCAGGGTCGGGGTGAGGCTGCTGGGTGACGCTCTTCTCCAGGGTCCCGTTCCGCAGGAGGCTCATTCTCTCTCCGGGTGGTTCCTGGTCAGATCAGATCACGttctgttttacatttacatttagtcatttagcagacgctcttatccagagcgacttacagtaagtacagggacattcccccgaggcaagtagggtgaagtgccttgcccaaggagacaacgtcagttggcatgaccgggaatcgaactggcaaccttcggattactagcccgattccctcaccgctcagccatctgactccctgttttGTCCCTGTTTTGTATACATATAaaggttttttgtttgtttgttgtgagtTGTGAGTCGCTACAGAAGGCTTTGCCCATAGATCAACACTGAGATCCAAACTATAGACAATCACTGTAACTCTCACAGGAGATACAATCTATGGAAAACCTTTGAAGAAGAAGTGCTTCAGTGAGGGATCTTCTCCTTCAGAGAAGGTTGGTACCCATAGTAACAAAGTCTCTTCAacacgtctgctaaataaatacgtTGTTATTACCATGATACACCAGTAATTGATTCCAGTGTGAACCCAGTGACAGTTTAAGTCATTTGCAGCTCACCACTACCAATCAGATCTTTGTGACTTGCTGCAGCCTTTGCGTCAGATTACTATCAACCACAATATTAGCTTTGGCAAGCTCGCTTTTcactgactttttttttttaaagcaaagGAATTTTTTCTTTAGTACTACGAGGCCAAGTTTCCCTAAAGTGCCACAGCGAGAAGTGCGGAAAGTAAACAAAGATAGCCAGCCAACCCTGGGCAAGAGGAAATGgactcctctccaccccacccccaacctccAGGAGAACCACAGGCTCAGAACAATGCCTCGGGAACCCATGGCCTTCCCCTTCCCAAAAACCGCTGTCAACAAGCTCCTGTGGGTCTGTAACAGGCTGCTGTCTCTAACCCCTGATCAGATGCTGTCAGAGGGTTCGGACGTCTGTCCAGGCTGGGCACACACGTGTGGGATGACTGACCCCTGCTACTCTAAACACAGGCACAGTTGGGCCGAGATCTTCTGAGAACTTTTCAGAATCTTTGAGGGTGTGCTGTAGATATCCAATACCCTTCTCTTGAGCCACGGTGGCGCCGTGACGTGATCAAGAATTGAAAAGACGCACAGCACCTCTTCCAGACCCACAACTGTACTGTACAATGTCATTAGCATGCTCGGGTCTGTTGGTTCTGCTTCATAATCACATCAATATGTTACTGTCTGGGAACATGATGCATGTTTCTAATACTCCCTCACCTCTGAACATCATCCAAAGTCCCAACTGTTCTGCTTCATAAGCACATCGATACGTTACTGTCTGGGAACATGATACATGTTTCTAATTCTCCCTCACTTCTGAACATCATCCAAAGTCCCAACGACATAATTGTACTCACTGCGATGTCCTTGTGTTGAGATCCACCTCCTGTGAGAAGAGAAAATATAGTCTCCAAGTCCCAACCGctaccagtgtgtgtatgtgtgtgtctgtgtggaccaGAAAACCAGTTAGGCTTCCTCTGGTTGTGACTAGGCTCAGTGTGACTCTCCAGAGCAAGGGTCAGAGGAAGAACATGAAGGCTGGAGGTCCAGATCCCGATGCTGATGCAGCAGAAGCGCCGTTTCCTGAAGTCGTACCGGTCGCTCGAGCACACAGAGACTCACGTATCTACCAGGACGTGGGAGAGCACAGCTGCTGTcagcccccctgtctctctgctgttcaGAACCAACGTTACCCTTccttttccctccttccttttccctccttccttcctatcTGGGCCTGATCTCACTCTTCCTTTCCTGTCGAGCTGTTTCCTTGCTCTttgctccagcctctctctgtgtgtgtgtgtcctgtctcgcTGGGCTGCGGTGGTACTGGTGGGTTTAGGGAGGCAGCTGGGCTGTGttagggggctggggctggtatTTGGGAAGGGCGGGGGTGTCGGGGGTGGAgatcggggggtgggggtgcactGGAGGGATTACTCTGATAACCCTGGGACtcagtgaggggggtggggggggtcacggtagagaggagggagtgtttATTTGGATAGATTAGAGGAGTCGGGGGTGTTATCCAAACCTGAGCAGCAACTTGAGAACTGCTGGCTACTTGGCTGGTGGTTTGGGGGGAATTGTTATTGAATGAATTCCTTCAGGATTATTGTTGAAAACGAGCTGGATAATGAAGGGGAAtaatacaaaagaaaaaacaaacagatgACCGTAACTTCACAAATGTTTACGGACCGTGCTGCGAAATATTTCCTACGCCAGCTATTTCTTAGACGTGTCTGTTCTCAAAGCCATTTGGTGTGAGGAAATGGAGATGGTCGGTATGTGAATATACCATGTAATGTGTTCTGCAGACACGCTATACATTGTTGGGTTGAGCGTTACATAACACTAATGATGCTCACGGCCATTAGACGCTTATCTGCACTGTACATGTAGTTAGTTTTAATGCACTTTTGATGTTGGGGAGTGAGCTTAGAGATAAGACTGTGTCTCCTTGCAGTGGTATATAGATTACAGATGTGTTTCTAAACTCTGGAACAGACGCAGCTCTGTGAAAGGTAGACGGGGTGTCTGAGTCACATGAGACAGGGTTGTTTCACAGTTTGTTTTAGGGTCACGACCGAAAAGGGGGACTGGCACTTGCCCTCTTGATGAAAAGCAGAACACCAGACAGAGAAAACATGATGGGGGGGAGAAGTGAAGGAtgtggtgaaagagagagagagagacagagagagagagagagagagagagagagtgagagagtgagagagagagagagacagagagagagagagagagtgagagagagacaaagagagagagacagagcgagagagagagagacagagagagagacagagagagagagagagagagagagagagagagagagaaagagagagaaagagagatagacagagagagagagagtgagagagagacagagagagagagagagaggatggcggGCCTGATAATAAGCCATATGGGGGTTCCAGTTCAAAGCGTTTCTAAATTGatgttttctctcttcttctctttttttcctccatctccactgCAGTCTcggcgtttgtttgtttgtttgcttggaGAGCAGAGACGTCTGCGGAGAGAAGGAAGcgaagaagagagagcgagtgacatCACAGGCCGGGTTTAGGAGTAAA
This window of the Osmerus mordax isolate fOsmMor3 chromosome 19, fOsmMor3.pri, whole genome shotgun sequence genome carries:
- the tmem88a gene encoding transmembrane protein 88a encodes the protein MSLLRNGTLEKSVTQQPHPDPGEVEASPSPHLQNSSSLSSVIPGSPGGGAGGAAPPPYLLGGSLAGGGSPAGGGDAPLELRASLDCWACSVLVTAQNLVVAVINAGLAGVVFGAILTPALVMVVFGFLCHSTVRPHGTSLYCSDLLEDGGCVALLVVGFLLLTPLLVLALAAYCRLARHLQLGLCFIPYSRAVYKNLPASHHRGLGAGSCCGRQGAMEVEGKGSVWV
- the pcolcea gene encoding procollagen C-endopeptidase enhancer a, translated to MMRSEVAVCALSLLLSLSLGWAQGQAGTNYTRPVFHCGGDLVADSGFLGSEAFPSHYKPNSKCVWRITVPEGNVVMLSFRIFDLEADPLCRYDYLDVYNGHSNMVQKLGRFCGTFRPGSLISTTNTMMLEMGSDEGNGGRGFLTYFNGVRPHVDEDQYCGGKMTKSQGEIKTPNWPDKNYPAGISCSWLITVEPDRVIEVKFGKFDLEADSYCRFDYVAFFNGGEKDDSRRIGKFCGDVPPATIVTNGNVLLVQFASDLSVTSDGFMATYSSVARGSHVPTMDRGTGPRLDSAPFKPAEKPQRPALTTTTLPPTTTTTPYVAPKRQPEKPKPEPVRPLGPAPPGGRRVVVKRPNGRRTVPLNPMCAKACKRDGTIKISFCASEFVLTGKVMAITPSPQGGFSVSVSIIRTYKAGRLTITQAGEAMSVKLASTCKQCPLLRKGMNYIIMGQVDEDGRGTLNPGAFTAPYKDQHHKLLNNINNQPC